The DNA window CTTCGACAGATTCCGGATCGGAGCGAAAAACCATTTCGTTCGTATTGATTTTCCTCCCTAGTGTAATTGGAGATTCCAGATTACCAAAAGTAATATCAGCACTTTTTAATAATTCTGCTGTTTTGAGAAAAGGATAATTAAAATCACTATATTTCTGCATCTTCGTATCTACGTCTCTGGAAAGCATAATATCCCCTACTGCCATTATCGTTACAACCGGCTCGTTCTTTTCAATGTCAACAACTGGTTGATTACTATTTATCGTAATATTTGAATTGTCATGTGCATTTGAAATGTTTCTTGTCGGCTCAATAATGCTTCCGCGGAGAATAAAAAAACCGATTCCAAGAGCTACTGCTATTTCCAGTATAATATAGTACTTTTTATTGAATATTTTCATATCATAATTATATCACTTTCTGTAAAAAAACCGGGGTAGTTTCTAGATACATAAAGACTGCTTTAGTGTGCGTAATTGACTAAATACATTTAATTGTTTATTATGATTCTGATCTCTTAAAATTTGCTATTGGGGAGTAGCCAAGTGGTAAGGCAACGGGTTTTGGTCCCGTGATGCGGGGGTTCGAGTCCCTCCTCCCCAGCCAAAGGGTTATTAAAAAGAATCAACGTTACTTAAGACGTTGTTTTTATTTATATCCAACCACAACTACCAATACGGTTTTATTATCTATTCCCTAATCCCTACACCCTAATCTACACCCTCAAATACCTACTGATCGCAATCATACCGCTGATTACACTGATTACAATAGAAATCAGAATTTGCAGACCGAGCATTGCCCAAAAATTTGCTGTGAAATACGCAAACATATTGAAATCATATCCTTCAAACAAGGTATCAATATATGGGGAGACAGCTGAAAGTAAAGGAAATAGAATCAAGATGGTAATTACACTTGCCAGAATTCCATACAAAACGCTTTCCAAAACAAACGGCAACCGGATAAACATATTCTGCGCGCCGACAAGTCGCATAATCCCCAGTTCTTCTCTCTGAGTATACATATTCATCCGTAATGTATTAAATACAACCAGGATAGCGACAAGGATAAATATTGCACTTACGCCAAGTCCGAATTGATAAATCCGACCGGTAATTTTCGTAAGCCGTTCAATGACAACCTGATTATCCTCAAAATTCCTACTGGCAATCAAACTGCTGTAATCCGAATTATCTAAATTCACAACGATAGTTGAATAATCCTCCAGGCGCACAGCTTTCACAATCAGAGCGGAAGGTAGTGGATTCTCCTCAATCTCCGATAATGACTCCTGGATTTTTATATCGTCCTTATGTGCCTCTTTAAAATTCTCTAGAGCCTCATCCTTCGAAACATACTCAACACTTTTTACTTCAGAAATTGATTCCAAATATGCCTGGACAGCAAGAACTTTATCTTCCGGAACAGTAGGATCAAAGAATACATCCATATCCACCTGATCTTTAACGGATTTAATTGCATTATCTGCTACAACATTTAAAGTAAAAACTAAACTGATAGAAAAAAGCGTCAGAACAAGAATAAATACCGTAACTAAAGATAGCCAGAAATTTCGTTTAAAATTTTGAAAGCCGAATTTTAATATTCTTCCAAGTGTTGTAAATATCATATTTATAATATATATCTTCCTGATTTCTGATCAGAAATAATCTGACCTTGATCAAGTGTAATCACCCTTTTTCTAAGACTGTTTACAATATCCGGATTATGCGTGACTAAAATTATTGTCGTGCCAAATTTATTAATCTTCAAAAGCAAATCAATAATTTCGCGGACATTGATCGCATCCAGATTTCCGGTCGGCTCATCCGCCAGCAAAATCTTCGGACGATGCACTAATGATCTGGCGATGACCACGCGTTGCTTTTCCCCGCCCGAAAGCTGATCGGGAAATCGAAATGCTTTATCTTCCAGACCTACAACTTTCAAAACCTGCGGGACAATTGTTTTGATTTTTTTTGTCGGAGCTCCGCTGACTTCCAGCGCAAAAGCAATATTTTCAAATACAGTTTTTTTCGGCAATAGTTTAAAATCCTGAAAAACAACCCCGATCTGCCGTCTCAAAACCGGTATCTCCGAATTTTTTATATTGGTAATATCCCAGCCACCGATGATGATCTTGCCTTTTTCCGCTTTCTCCTCAGCAATAATCAGTTTTGCCAGTGTTGTTTTACCGGTTCCGCTCTGACCGACGATTGAGACAAATTCGCCCGGTTTGATATGCAAATTAACGTTTCTGATTGCAACGTGGGTTCCCGGATATGTTTTTGTTACTCCTCGGAGTTTAATCATAATATTATTTATAATTCTTCAACACGCACACGAATAACTCCATCCATATATAAACTGGCAATTGTACCAAAAGCCTTGCTAGTTAAATCAATAATTCTACCGGCTACAAACGGTCCTGTGGATACCACTGTAACATCCACCCATTTACCATTGGCTAAATTGGTAACTCTTAAAATAGTATCATATGGATAATCATTAGACGCTGCCCCGTTTGGATATTTACTGCTTTGATACCAGCTGGCGTATCCCGTTTCCATATAGTTACTATTTCTCAACACCACTACTTTTGCGTATTTGAGATGGATAAAGGCTCTTACCTCATCACCACCCGGGGATGTTTTTGAAGGTAAGGGAATCCAGGCTCCTTTATTACCGTCATAGTAATACATTTCCTTTTTATGGTCATCAGGTTCTGTTAATCGCATGTTTAAAATAACCGGCTTGGCAAACACAATGGGTTTGGCTGTTTTTAATTCAAAAGAATAGATATCACTTGCCTGCTCGAGACCGTCAGGAAACTGAGCATTTTCTTGAGAGTCTATTTTAAACACAATGGTAGCCGGCTGGTCAATCGTATTTGAATTAACTCCAACTTTGAAATTTGAGTCCTCATCATTTGCGACTGTATAACCCTTTTCTAAAGTTGCCCTGTCCAATCGAACTCTGTAAGCTCTTTTTTCTAGAACAATCAGTTTTGCCGACACGGCAGTGATTTGTCCTTTGATTTTGGTATCAGAAGATTTTGAATCTATTTTCTGCCAAGAATTTTTTTCCTCATTATAATAATATAAATGCTTTGGTGTTAAATTTTCCGATTCATAATTAACAGCAACATTGACCGGATATTGAAGATCTGAGGTTTGAACACCGGAGAATGAATACTGATAAACATTACTTACCGCAGTTGTATCCTTCGGCAAAGCCGGGAAACTTTCCAATTCATTCAA is part of the Patescibacteria group bacterium genome and encodes:
- a CDS encoding septal ring lytic transglycosylase RlpA family protein — protein: MTRAKNKIIFGIALASLFFISNETLAADTSLYLDADTVAKGYTVNFADSQFSVGVVAGLYEGALTANLNELESFPALPKDTTAVSNVYQYSFSGVQTSDLQYPVNVAVNYESENLTPKHLYYYNEEKNSWQKIDSKSSDTKIKGQITAVSAKLIVLEKRAYRVRLDRATLEKGYTVANDEDSNFKVGVNSNTIDQPATIVFKIDSQENAQFPDGLEQASDIYSFELKTAKPIVFAKPVILNMRLTEPDDHKKEMYYYDGNKGAWIPLPSKTSPGGDEVRAFIHLKYAKVVVLRNSNYMETGYASWYQSSKYPNGAASNDYPYDTILRVTNLANGKWVDVTVVSTGPFVAGRIIDLTSKAFGTIASLYMDGVIRVRVEEL
- the ftsE gene encoding cell division ATP-binding protein FtsE, whose protein sequence is MIKLRGVTKTYPGTHVAIRNVNLHIKPGEFVSIVGQSGTGKTTLAKLIIAEEKAEKGKIIIGGWDITNIKNSEIPVLRRQIGVVFQDFKLLPKKTVFENIAFALEVSGAPTKKIKTIVPQVLKVVGLEDKAFRFPDQLSGGEKQRVVIARSLVHRPKILLADEPTGNLDAINVREIIDLLLKINKFGTTIILVTHNPDIVNSLRKRVITLDQGQIISDQKSGRYIL
- a CDS encoding permease-like cell division protein FtsX, with amino-acid sequence MIFTTLGRILKFGFQNFKRNFWLSLVTVFILVLTLFSISLVFTLNVVADNAIKSVKDQVDMDVFFDPTVPEDKVLAVQAYLESISEVKSVEYVSKDEALENFKEAHKDDIKIQESLSEIEENPLPSALIVKAVRLEDYSTIVVNLDNSDYSSLIASRNFEDNQVVIERLTKITGRIYQFGLGVSAIFILVAILVVFNTLRMNMYTQREELGIMRLVGAQNMFIRLPFVLESVLYGILASVITILILFPLLSAVSPYIDTLFEGYDFNMFAYFTANFWAMLGLQILISIVISVISGMIAISRYLRV